From the genome of Hymenobacter cellulosilyticus, one region includes:
- a CDS encoding peptidylprolyl isomerase — protein sequence MALINTIREKSSWAVGIVAIGLLLFIVGGDLIGGNNRLFNRNENTVGEIAGEKVDYDAFNQALEQAKQNYIQQQGRQPDEQAMGYLRDQAWNQTIYRIAFSKEFEKLGLTVSDDELTDMVQGKNIHPSIRQAFTDQQTGQFDRAKVIEYLRNLEKLPPQSQQAWYAFEANLPAERMGNKYNNLLKLSTYVTTAEAKLYNENQNTRASIRYLFVPYFSISDSAVKVSDDQLQAYLDKNKGRYKVEAGRSIEYVTIPVTASVEDSSTVKKTVDELAAQFRTAPVDSLFVKLNSDQPYNGAFVSPADMPEKLRQQLPLTVGQVYGPYAENGVYSLFKVTAQKAGAQAAARASHILIKPEGTTPEAKAAALAKAKEVLAKIKGGADFAAMARQYGTDGTTATGGDLGWFTQGRMVPEFEKAVFGASSAGLLPNPVETSFGYHIIKITAPKTSQTYQIAAVQKTITPSDATREAAYARAQELKGKATDLASFRAAVAADKTLQKQEAKGLGSDARAVNNLQNARELVRWAFGAGNGGKETKIGDVSEVYEIGDQYVIGVLTEERAKGTADVASLKQELSAAVRNEEKAKQIMAKLNGKKGTLEQIAAAYGPTAQVKTADNVVLGTGVIQGLGGEPLAVGKAFGLKPGQQSAPFQGEQGVLIVETVKIDKPTVPADLKQVRQQLTAQRTARADGAIYEAVKTNANIKDERTKFF from the coding sequence ATGGCATTAATTAACACGATCCGAGAAAAATCGAGCTGGGCTGTTGGCATCGTTGCCATCGGTTTGCTGCTCTTTATCGTCGGGGGAGACCTGATAGGCGGTAATAACCGTCTGTTTAACCGCAATGAAAACACGGTAGGCGAAATAGCCGGCGAAAAAGTAGACTACGACGCCTTTAACCAGGCGCTGGAGCAAGCCAAGCAGAACTATATCCAGCAGCAGGGCCGTCAGCCCGACGAGCAGGCCATGGGCTATCTGCGCGACCAGGCCTGGAACCAGACCATCTACCGCATTGCCTTCAGCAAAGAGTTCGAAAAGCTCGGCCTCACCGTTTCCGACGACGAGCTGACTGACATGGTGCAGGGCAAAAACATTCACCCCAGCATCCGCCAGGCTTTCACCGATCAGCAGACCGGCCAGTTCGACCGCGCCAAGGTGATTGAGTACCTGCGTAACCTGGAAAAACTGCCTCCCCAGTCGCAGCAGGCCTGGTATGCTTTCGAAGCCAACCTGCCTGCGGAGCGCATGGGCAACAAGTACAACAACCTGCTCAAGCTCTCGACCTACGTAACTACCGCCGAGGCCAAGCTCTACAACGAGAACCAGAACACCCGCGCCAGCATCCGCTACCTGTTCGTGCCCTACTTCTCCATCTCGGATTCGGCCGTGAAGGTGAGCGACGACCAGCTGCAGGCTTACCTCGACAAAAACAAAGGCCGCTACAAGGTAGAAGCCGGTCGTAGCATCGAGTACGTGACCATCCCGGTTACGGCTTCGGTAGAAGACAGCAGCACCGTGAAGAAGACGGTAGACGAGCTGGCTGCCCAGTTCCGCACTGCCCCCGTCGATTCCCTGTTCGTGAAGCTGAACTCGGACCAGCCCTACAACGGTGCGTTTGTGTCGCCGGCTGATATGCCCGAGAAGCTGCGTCAGCAGCTGCCCCTCACGGTAGGTCAGGTGTATGGTCCTTACGCCGAAAACGGCGTGTACTCGCTTTTCAAAGTAACCGCTCAGAAAGCCGGTGCTCAGGCTGCCGCCCGCGCCAGCCACATCCTGATCAAGCCCGAAGGCACCACGCCCGAGGCGAAAGCCGCTGCTTTGGCGAAAGCCAAAGAGGTACTGGCCAAAATCAAAGGCGGTGCTGACTTCGCCGCCATGGCCCGTCAGTACGGCACCGATGGTACTACCGCTACCGGCGGCGACCTAGGCTGGTTTACGCAGGGCCGCATGGTGCCCGAGTTCGAGAAGGCCGTATTCGGCGCTAGCTCGGCTGGCCTGCTGCCTAACCCGGTAGAAACCTCGTTCGGCTACCACATCATCAAAATTACTGCTCCCAAGACCTCGCAGACCTACCAGATTGCCGCAGTTCAGAAGACCATCACGCCTTCGGATGCTACCCGCGAAGCTGCTTACGCCCGCGCTCAGGAGCTGAAAGGCAAAGCCACCGACTTGGCTTCGTTCCGCGCTGCCGTAGCTGCCGACAAAACCCTGCAGAAGCAGGAGGCAAAAGGCCTGGGCAGCGACGCCCGAGCCGTAAACAACCTGCAAAATGCCCGTGAACTGGTACGCTGGGCCTTCGGCGCCGGCAACGGTGGCAAGGAAACCAAAATTGGTGACGTTTCGGAGGTGTATGAAATTGGTGACCAGTACGTTATCGGCGTCCTGACCGAAGAGCGCGCCAAGGGCACGGCTGATGTGGCCAGCCTGAAGCAGGAGCTGTCGGCGGCCGTACGCAACGAGGAGAAAGCCAAGCAGATCATGGCCAAGCTCAACGGCAAGAAGGGCACTCTGGAGCAGATTGCTGCCGCCTACGGCCCCACGGCCCAAGTGAAAACGGCCGACAACGTGGTGCTGGGCACCGGCGTTATTCAGGGCCTGGGCGGTGAGCCCCTGGCCGTGGGCAAAGCCTTCGGCCTGAAGCCCGGTCAGCAGTCGGCTCCCTTCCAGGGCGAGCAGGGCGTGCTGATCGTCGAAACCGTGAAAATCGACAAGCCTACCGTTCCGGCCGACCTGAAGCAGGTTCGTCAGCAGCTGACGGCTCAGCGCACGGCCCGTGCCGACGGCGCCATCTACGAAGCCGTGAAGACCAATGCCAACATCAAGGATGAGCGCACCAAGTTCTTCTAA